The following coding sequences lie in one Rutidosis leptorrhynchoides isolate AG116_Rl617_1_P2 chromosome 6, CSIRO_AGI_Rlap_v1, whole genome shotgun sequence genomic window:
- the LOC139854644 gene encoding cytochrome b-c1 complex subunit 7-like: MASSKLIKAILDPKKNWFSALHKKTIAKRLIPYGLRYDDLYDPMESLDIKEALARLPREIVDARNQRLLRAMDLSMKHEYLPADLQAQQTPFRSYLSDMLALVEREKAEREALGALPLQQRTLP; the protein is encoded by the exons ATGGCGTCTTCGAAATTGATTAAAGCAATTTTAGATCCAAAGAAAAACTGGTTCTCTGCTTTGCACAAGAAAACCATCGCCAAGCGCCTCATACCGTACG GGTTACGATATGATGATTTATACGATCCGATGGAATCTCTTGATATCAAGGAAGCCCTAGCACGCCTTCCTCGTGAGATCGTTGATGCTAGAAATCAACGATTGTTACGCGCCATGGATCTTTCTATGAAACATGAATATCTTCCTGCAGATCTTCAG GCACAACAGACTCCGTTTAGGAGTTACCTGTCAGATATGCTGGCTCTG GTCGAAAGGGAGAAAGCAGAACGTGAAGCTTTGGGAGCATTGCCTCTTCAGCAGCGCACACTTCCATAG